A genomic window from Gemmatimonadaceae bacterium includes:
- a CDS encoding L,D-transpeptidase, whose translation MTTSPLSMPPAKRRGWWRAPLWLLAANLVVAALTAWLLFLTVRVRFQRDVARLVYNDNTEALEQAVLQAGSDADSLRAVLGATAAPANANMPYIVVSIAERRLWYKQGDSVLFTAPVATGSGKQLVVKGNSQVLRFETPRGRLVVQRRDSAPAWIPPDWHYQEQANKRRLGVTQLVRGQAIRLRDGSQLTVRGNDVVRLGKDGSVQPLSASDGREIVADGQIVIPPYGTNQRKYGDVLGTRRLYLGDGYALHGTNNPASVGQAVSHGCVRLRNPDIERLYDLVAVGTPVFIY comes from the coding sequence ATGACCACCTCTCCGCTCTCGATGCCGCCGGCCAAACGCCGCGGCTGGTGGCGCGCCCCGCTGTGGCTGCTCGCCGCAAATCTGGTGGTCGCTGCGCTCACGGCGTGGTTGCTCTTCCTGACCGTCCGCGTGCGCTTCCAGCGCGACGTCGCGCGTCTGGTCTACAATGACAACACCGAGGCGCTGGAGCAGGCCGTCCTGCAGGCCGGCAGCGATGCCGACAGCCTGCGCGCGGTGCTGGGGGCCACCGCGGCTCCGGCCAATGCGAACATGCCGTACATCGTGGTGTCCATCGCCGAGCGCCGCCTCTGGTACAAGCAGGGCGACAGCGTGCTGTTCACGGCCCCGGTCGCGACCGGTTCCGGCAAGCAGCTCGTGGTGAAGGGGAACAGCCAGGTGCTCCGCTTCGAAACGCCGCGGGGGCGGCTCGTGGTGCAGCGACGCGACTCGGCGCCGGCGTGGATTCCGCCCGACTGGCACTATCAGGAGCAGGCCAACAAACGGCGCCTGGGCGTCACGCAGCTCGTGCGCGGGCAGGCCATCCGGCTCCGCGACGGCTCCCAGCTCACGGTGCGGGGGAACGACGTGGTCCGGCTCGGGAAGGACGGGTCGGTGCAGCCGCTGTCGGCATCCGATGGCCGGGAGATCGTGGCCGATGGCCAGATCGTCATTCCGCCATACGGAACAAATCAGCGGAAGTACGGGGACGTCCTGGGCACCCGCCGCCTGTACCTGGGCGACGGCTACGCGCTGCACGGGACGAACAACCCGGCGAGCGTGGGGCAGGCGGTCAGCCACGGGTGCGTCCGGCTGCGGAACCCTGACATCGAACGGCTGTACGACCTGGTCGCTGTGGGGACCCCGGTTTTCATCTACTGA
- the gpmI gene encoding 2,3-bisphosphoglycerate-independent phosphoglycerate mutase: protein MSARPSRAVALIILDGWGYREERDANAILLANTPNWNRIWSHESRTLLTASGRAVGLPDGQMGNSEVGHLNLGAGRVVMQDLVRIGAAIESGAFYSNPTLVAACRHAKDNGGTLHLVGLLGDGGVHAFDQHLFALVDLAVRQQVPRIVLHALLDGRDTPPTSAMGFLNETLVHLAGKAQLASVSGRYFGMDRDNRWERTGRWYRAAVLGDAPIETDALAALQHSYDAGITDEFVQPYVMAGPDGRALAPMKDGDAIICFNFRSDRMRQSLRALAMPDFSGFDTGPRPQVAITTMTNYDDAFPFPVAFAPQSMQNLVGEVIANAGLTQLRTAETEKYPHVTFFFNGGRDEPFAGEDRRMVASPKVATYDLQPEMSASGVCDILCDALANRTHDFMLCNFANTDMVGHTGSLPAAIKAAETVDACLGRILAAAQQGGARLIITADHGNADVMVDPLTHQPHTAHTTNPVPLVVLDPDATVPLRAGGALCDVGPTALALLGLPLPADITGRDLRDLTPSASAPVSA, encoded by the coding sequence ATGTCTGCTCGTCCATCGCGCGCCGTGGCCCTGATCATCCTGGACGGATGGGGCTATCGCGAGGAGCGCGACGCCAACGCCATTCTGCTGGCCAACACGCCGAATTGGAACCGTATCTGGAGTCACGAATCCCGAACGCTGCTGACCGCCTCCGGTCGCGCGGTGGGATTACCGGACGGCCAGATGGGGAACAGCGAAGTCGGTCACCTCAATCTGGGCGCCGGGCGCGTCGTGATGCAGGATCTGGTCCGCATCGGCGCCGCGATCGAATCCGGTGCGTTCTACAGCAACCCGACCCTGGTCGCCGCGTGCCGGCACGCCAAGGACAACGGCGGCACCCTGCACCTCGTGGGGCTGCTCGGCGATGGCGGGGTGCACGCGTTCGACCAGCATCTGTTTGCGCTGGTGGATCTCGCCGTGCGCCAGCAGGTGCCACGCATCGTGCTGCATGCGCTGCTCGATGGGCGCGACACGCCGCCCACCAGCGCGATGGGATTCCTCAACGAGACGTTGGTCCATCTCGCGGGGAAGGCGCAGCTGGCGTCGGTGTCGGGGCGGTACTTCGGCATGGATCGCGACAACCGGTGGGAGCGCACGGGGCGCTGGTACCGTGCGGCCGTGTTGGGTGACGCGCCGATCGAGACCGACGCCCTCGCGGCGCTGCAGCACTCGTACGATGCCGGGATCACCGACGAGTTCGTGCAGCCGTACGTGATGGCCGGCCCGGACGGGCGGGCGCTCGCGCCCATGAAGGACGGCGATGCGATCATCTGCTTCAACTTCCGCAGCGATCGCATGCGGCAGTCGCTGCGGGCCCTCGCGATGCCGGACTTCAGCGGCTTCGACACCGGACCGCGCCCGCAGGTGGCCATCACCACGATGACCAACTACGACGACGCGTTCCCCTTCCCGGTCGCGTTCGCGCCGCAGTCGATGCAGAACCTCGTGGGCGAAGTGATCGCCAACGCCGGGCTCACGCAGCTGCGTACGGCGGAGACGGAGAAGTACCCGCACGTCACGTTCTTCTTCAATGGCGGGCGTGATGAACCGTTCGCCGGTGAAGATCGGCGCATGGTGGCGAGTCCGAAGGTCGCGACGTACGACCTGCAGCCGGAGATGAGCGCCAGCGGTGTCTGCGACATTCTCTGCGACGCGCTCGCCAATCGCACGCACGACTTCATGCTCTGCAATTTTGCCAACACCGACATGGTGGGGCATACGGGCTCGCTGCCGGCGGCGATCAAGGCGGCCGAAACCGTGGACGCGTGTCTCGGACGCATCCTCGCAGCGGCCCAGCAGGGGGGCGCGCGGCTGATCATCACCGCGGATCACGGCAACGCCGATGTGATGGTGGATCCGCTCACGCACCAGCCGCACACCGCGCACACCACCAACCCGGTCCCACTCGTCGTGCTCGATCCCGACGCGACGGTGCCGTTGCGCGCGGGTGGGGCGTTGTGCGACGTCGGCCCGACGGCGCTCGCGCTGCTTGGCCTTCCCCTTCCTGCCGACATCACCGGTCGCGACCTGCGCGATCTCACGCCTTCGGCTTCCGCCCCGGTCTCTGCCTGA
- a CDS encoding 6-carboxytetrahydropterin synthase, with the protein MPRTSLTRRVTFAAAHRYRRPDWSDQENADVFGACAHPHYHGHTYVCDVTVAGPVDEETGFLVDLGFLDRVLAKEVRERFDHRNINLDVPEFADGKLIPTGENLARFICERVQAALAHTTARVVKVNLAEDSTLSSAYEVDA; encoded by the coding sequence ATGCCGCGCACGTCGCTCACGCGCCGCGTCACCTTCGCGGCCGCGCATCGCTACCGTCGCCCCGACTGGAGCGATCAGGAGAATGCCGACGTGTTCGGCGCCTGTGCCCACCCGCATTACCACGGCCACACGTACGTCTGTGATGTGACGGTGGCCGGGCCGGTCGATGAAGAGACCGGCTTTCTGGTGGATCTCGGCTTCCTCGATCGCGTGCTCGCCAAGGAAGTCCGGGAGCGCTTCGATCACCGGAACATCAATCTCGATGTGCCGGAGTTTGCCGACGGGAAGCTGATTCCAACGGGGGAGAATCTCGCGCGCTTCATCTGCGAGCGCGTGCAGGCGGCGTTGGCGCACACCACGGCGCGGGTCGTGAAGGTGAACCTCGCCGAAGACAGCACGTTGTCGAGCGCCTATGAGGTGGACGCGTGA
- the dacB gene encoding D-alanyl-D-alanine carboxypeptidase/D-alanyl-D-alanine-endopeptidase, protein MMRVVRRPLYIAAALLSAACARASAPVATVPAQQPEPAPPPVNPSPVVVAAPTTKALVQAFVDSVKAAPMWRNARWGMLVVDPVRGDTLVALDADRIFMPASNQKLLTAAIAMERLGPDFRWRTPVLLAGRARGTVWQGDLLVVGSGDPSVSDTLQGGRAAQAFAPVIAALRARGITRIAGRLRAEGDAFPGATTGFGWAFDDFDEEYSAPVDELTFNEGELTLRIRAAAKAGKPVTVERAPTARYPRLRIDAVTRDSIAGSERPEPIRAAYDSLGETLVISGSLRLGDSVVTTVSYRHPNDAYLAALQEALADSGIVVQQRPLAVRDTAKRAADTLVVLQSASFADVLRRMQKPSQNQIAELFFRTSGRVASGSGSVDSARAVAARTLAGWGVTGADAAYRDGSGLSRHDYVSPRAIVKVLDAMRRSPHFAVYRDALPIAGVDGTIRNRMKGTPAQGNARGKTGTLDKARSLSGYVTTADQQLVLFSLLCNNYTVPTREVERVQDALVTMLAGRSLGVQAVNAPAK, encoded by the coding sequence GTGATGCGAGTGGTCCGCCGGCCCCTGTACATCGCCGCGGCGCTGCTGAGCGCGGCGTGCGCTCGCGCGTCCGCACCGGTGGCCACGGTCCCCGCGCAGCAACCGGAGCCGGCGCCGCCTCCCGTCAATCCCTCGCCGGTGGTGGTGGCCGCCCCGACCACAAAGGCGCTGGTGCAGGCGTTCGTGGATTCGGTGAAGGCCGCGCCGATGTGGCGCAACGCGCGATGGGGCATGCTCGTGGTGGACCCGGTGCGTGGCGACACGCTCGTGGCACTCGATGCCGATCGGATCTTCATGCCGGCGTCGAATCAGAAGCTGCTCACGGCGGCGATTGCGATGGAACGGTTGGGGCCCGACTTCCGCTGGCGCACGCCGGTGCTGCTCGCGGGCCGCGCGCGTGGCACCGTCTGGCAGGGCGATCTGCTGGTGGTGGGGAGCGGCGATCCGAGCGTCAGTGACACCCTGCAGGGCGGGCGCGCCGCGCAGGCGTTCGCGCCGGTGATCGCGGCGCTCCGAGCGCGCGGCATCACGCGGATTGCCGGTCGGCTGCGCGCCGAGGGCGATGCCTTTCCCGGCGCCACGACCGGGTTCGGGTGGGCCTTCGATGATTTCGATGAGGAGTACAGCGCCCCTGTAGACGAGCTGACCTTCAACGAAGGCGAGCTCACGTTGCGCATCCGGGCGGCCGCGAAGGCTGGCAAACCGGTGACCGTCGAACGCGCGCCCACGGCGCGCTATCCGCGCCTGCGTATCGACGCCGTGACACGCGATTCGATCGCCGGCAGCGAGCGGCCGGAGCCGATTCGCGCGGCGTACGACAGCCTCGGCGAAACGCTCGTGATCAGCGGGTCGCTGCGGCTGGGCGACAGCGTGGTAACCACGGTGTCGTATCGCCATCCGAACGACGCGTATCTGGCCGCGTTGCAGGAAGCGCTGGCCGACAGCGGTATCGTGGTGCAGCAGCGCCCGCTCGCCGTGCGCGACACGGCAAAGCGCGCGGCCGATACGCTGGTCGTGCTGCAGTCGGCGTCGTTCGCCGATGTGCTGCGCCGCATGCAGAAGCCCTCGCAGAATCAGATCGCCGAGCTCTTCTTCCGCACGAGCGGCCGCGTAGCGTCGGGGAGTGGGTCGGTGGACAGCGCGCGCGCCGTGGCGGCCCGCACGCTGGCTGGCTGGGGCGTGACCGGCGCCGATGCGGCCTATCGGGACGGGAGCGGCCTCTCGCGGCACGACTACGTGTCGCCGCGGGCGATCGTGAAGGTGCTGGATGCGATGCGCCGCTCGCCGCACTTCGCGGTGTATCGTGATGCGCTGCCGATCGCCGGGGTCGATGGCACGATCCGCAACCGGATGAAGGGCACGCCGGCGCAGGGGAACGCGCGCGGCAAGACCGGGACCCTCGACAAGGCGCGCTCGCTGTCGGGCTATGTGACCACGGCCGATCAGCAGCTGGTGCTCTTCTCCCTGCTCTGCAACAACTACACGGTGCCGACGCGGGAAGTGGAGCGGGTGCAGGACGCGCTTGTCACGATGCTGGCGGGTCGCTCGCTGGGCGTGCAGGCCGTGAACGCGCCGGCCAAGTGA
- a CDS encoding molybdopterin molybdotransferase MoeA, whose amino-acid sequence MSAPARSLSYDEALAAILDQVPRRTPALEFVPLEQALGRALAQDITSRVALPPWDNAGMDGIATRRADVVGARADAPRVLPLIGASVAGSDPTQLPWVQPGTAMRIMTGAPMPPGADVVIRVEDTRREGDTVVVLDDRDAQGRANVRPRGEDIEPGRVVFTAGTSLRASHLGALAAIGLAAVPVYRRPRVTIVSSGDELVLLDRFDEVETGSRIVASSSYALPALLRSAGADVTMAPLVPDTLEALTDALRAAVASCDLLITTGGVSVGEHDYTRDALAAIGGVQRFWRARIRPGGPIGTGMIGEVPWIGLPGNPVSTMVTGSLFAWPLIRQLGGHATVCHVKLPVRMCDAAETPAPLTYFLRVALSAGADGVLEARLSGGQGSNLLRSMALADALLVVPESQSRVDPESLMHAILLPDAPPLVARA is encoded by the coding sequence ATGAGCGCGCCGGCGCGCAGCCTGAGCTACGACGAGGCGCTCGCGGCGATTCTCGATCAGGTGCCGCGGCGCACACCGGCCCTGGAGTTCGTGCCGCTGGAGCAGGCGCTAGGGCGCGCGCTCGCGCAGGACATTACGAGTCGGGTGGCCCTGCCGCCCTGGGACAATGCCGGTATGGACGGCATCGCCACTCGGCGCGCCGATGTGGTGGGGGCTCGTGCCGATGCCCCGCGGGTGTTGCCGCTGATTGGTGCGAGTGTGGCGGGGAGTGATCCGACGCAGCTCCCGTGGGTGCAGCCGGGCACCGCGATGCGCATCATGACCGGCGCGCCGATGCCCCCGGGCGCGGATGTCGTGATTCGCGTGGAGGACACGCGGCGTGAGGGCGACACCGTCGTGGTGCTCGATGATCGGGACGCGCAAGGTCGCGCCAACGTGCGCCCGCGCGGCGAGGATATCGAGCCCGGCCGTGTGGTGTTCACCGCCGGCACGTCGCTTCGCGCCTCGCATCTGGGGGCCTTGGCGGCGATCGGGCTGGCGGCGGTGCCGGTCTATCGCCGGCCGCGGGTGACGATCGTATCGAGCGGCGACGAACTGGTGCTTCTCGACCGCTTCGACGAAGTGGAGACCGGGTCGCGCATCGTGGCGTCGAGCAGCTACGCGCTGCCGGCGTTGCTGCGCAGTGCAGGCGCCGACGTAACCATGGCGCCGCTGGTGCCGGACACGTTGGAGGCCCTCACCGACGCGCTGCGCGCCGCGGTGGCGTCCTGCGACCTGCTGATCACGACCGGCGGCGTGTCGGTCGGGGAGCACGACTACACGCGCGACGCTCTGGCGGCGATCGGCGGTGTGCAGCGGTTCTGGCGGGCCCGCATCCGCCCCGGCGGCCCGATCGGCACCGGAATGATCGGCGAGGTGCCGTGGATCGGCCTTCCGGGCAATCCAGTGTCCACCATGGTGACCGGCTCGCTCTTCGCCTGGCCGCTCATCCGCCAGCTCGGTGGCCATGCCACGGTGTGTCACGTGAAACTCCCGGTGCGCATGTGCGATGCCGCCGAAACGCCGGCGCCGCTGACGTACTTTCTGCGTGTCGCCCTGTCGGCCGGCGCCGATGGCGTGCTGGAAGCGCGCCTCTCCGGCGGTCAGGGCTCCAACCTGCTGCGTTCCATGGCGCTGGCGGATGCGCTGCTCGTCGTCCCCGAGTCGCAGTCCCGCGTTGACCCCGAGAGTCTGATGCACGCCATCCTGTTGCCCGATGCGCCACCGCTCGTGGCCCGCGCATGA
- a CDS encoding methyltransferase domain-containing protein, translated as MTDATPSLPSYAHLADLHGEALDAALARGFTVATEEVTIGVGPTARTVVLHKPQNADHLITESDYVVDERLPYWADLWPSARVLAHALLAEAGAGRRLLELGCGLGLDTVAAMAAGFTVTATDYYEQAIHMTRANAARNLGLEPAVRMVNWRHWPEDLGQFDVVIAADVLYEKEYATLVAQCLARALAPDGEAIIADPGRLALPAFRDALPTNGLELVRTDTVPYSDHVVKQQVQLLRIRHAHR; from the coding sequence ATGACCGACGCGACGCCGTCCCTGCCGAGCTACGCGCATCTGGCCGACCTGCACGGTGAGGCCCTCGACGCCGCTCTCGCGCGGGGCTTCACCGTGGCGACCGAGGAGGTCACGATCGGCGTGGGTCCGACGGCGCGCACCGTCGTGCTGCACAAGCCACAGAATGCGGATCATCTGATCACCGAATCCGACTACGTGGTTGACGAGCGCCTGCCCTATTGGGCCGATCTCTGGCCGTCGGCGCGGGTGCTGGCGCATGCGCTGCTCGCGGAGGCCGGGGCCGGGCGCCGCCTGCTCGAACTCGGCTGCGGGCTCGGGCTCGACACCGTCGCCGCCATGGCGGCGGGCTTCACCGTCACGGCGACCGACTACTACGAGCAGGCCATCCACATGACGCGCGCCAATGCCGCGCGGAACCTGGGGCTCGAACCGGCGGTGCGGATGGTGAACTGGCGCCATTGGCCCGAGGACCTGGGGCAGTTCGATGTGGTGATCGCCGCCGATGTGCTCTACGAGAAGGAGTACGCGACGCTCGTGGCCCAGTGCCTGGCCCGCGCGCTCGCGCCCGATGGCGAAGCGATCATTGCCGATCCGGGGCGACTGGCACTGCCCGCCTTTCGTGACGCCCTCCCCACGAACGGGCTCGAGCTGGTGCGCACCGACACCGTGCCCTACAGCGACCATGTGGTGAAGCAGCAGGTCCAGCTCCTGCGCATCCGCCACGCGCACCGCTGA
- a CDS encoding glycoside hydrolase family 3 C-terminal domain-containing protein → MPFRALPRILLLASLACPAIVAAQGTTLPRDTTSRPPADAPYRSSRLSAAARAQDLLPRMTLAEKFWQLFMIPGDRDDASHDYSAGSFGLQINLPAGMRADAARSDTLAADRVARAHTQRINALQHYFVDSTRLGIPLLPFEETLHGLGREGATTFPQAIALAATWDTALVARVAGAIADEARSRGIRMSLSPVINIANDVRWGRVEETYGEDPYLTSAMGRAYIGTLERRGVVATPKHFIANVGEGGRDSYPIEFSERLLRERYFPPFESAVHDAGARSVMSAYNSVDGSPATQNAALLTSWLKREWRFPGFVISDAAATGGATVLHHTEASTATATRHALEAGLDVIFQSSYEQHRPYLNAFRNAGIAPQIIDSAVARVLRVKFALGLFDAPYADPDSAAAAARSPAHVALAREAAAKSLVLLRNARGRLPLAPTVRRIAVIGGDATEARAGGYSPPGARLVSIADGLRAGAPAGSTVRVLRGVPRLARDLAVIPAAQFRTQRDGKSVAGLTGEYWPNITRDGAVTLTRVDANVDFQWTLNSPGRGIPYDWYSARWTGTLTVPATGARTIAVEGNDGYRLWIDDTLRIDRWQKASYGTQRARLALRGGSTHRVRLEYFEATGNARLKLLWDAGVTDTQERDIAEAVAAARSSQVAIVVAGIEEGEFRDRAKLGLPGRQEELIRRVAATGTPTVVVLVGGSAITMPWLEQVDAVVDVWYPGQAGGHAVADILFGRVIPAGRLPLTFPMHEGQVPLYYAHKPTGRGDDYLDLTGHPLFPFGHGLSYTTFAYRELAVDVRPKGDAVALRVTFTVTNTGRLAGDEVVQLYLHDVLASVARPVQELMGFARLSLAPGATQRVSFDVRRDQLRFLDASMRLVDEPGTWRIMVGASSRDIRLRQDVALP, encoded by the coding sequence ATGCCTTTCCGTGCCCTGCCCCGCATCCTGCTGCTCGCCAGTCTCGCCTGCCCCGCGATCGTCGCCGCGCAGGGAACCACGCTCCCGCGTGACACGACGTCGCGCCCGCCCGCGGATGCGCCGTATCGCTCGTCGCGCCTGAGCGCCGCGGCGCGCGCGCAGGACCTGCTGCCGCGCATGACGCTCGCCGAGAAGTTCTGGCAGCTGTTCATGATTCCCGGCGATCGCGACGACGCGTCGCACGACTACAGCGCCGGCTCCTTCGGCCTGCAGATCAACCTCCCCGCCGGGATGCGCGCCGACGCCGCGCGATCCGACACCCTGGCCGCCGATCGCGTCGCGCGAGCGCACACGCAGCGGATCAATGCGCTACAGCACTACTTCGTCGATTCGACGCGCCTGGGCATCCCGCTGCTCCCGTTCGAAGAAACGTTGCACGGCCTTGGCCGCGAAGGGGCCACGACCTTCCCGCAGGCCATCGCGCTCGCGGCCACGTGGGACACCGCCCTCGTCGCCCGCGTGGCCGGCGCCATCGCCGACGAAGCCCGCAGTCGCGGGATCCGCATGTCGCTGTCGCCGGTGATCAACATCGCGAACGACGTGCGTTGGGGGCGCGTGGAGGAGACGTACGGTGAGGATCCCTACCTCACCTCCGCCATGGGGCGCGCGTATATCGGCACGCTCGAACGTCGCGGTGTTGTGGCGACGCCCAAGCACTTCATCGCCAATGTCGGTGAGGGCGGGCGCGACAGCTACCCGATCGAATTCAGCGAGCGCCTGCTGCGCGAGCGCTACTTCCCGCCCTTCGAAAGCGCCGTGCACGACGCGGGCGCGCGGAGCGTGATGAGCGCCTACAACTCGGTGGACGGCTCGCCGGCCACGCAGAATGCGGCGCTGCTCACGAGCTGGCTCAAGCGCGAGTGGCGCTTTCCGGGGTTCGTGATCTCCGATGCCGCCGCGACCGGCGGCGCCACCGTGCTGCATCACACCGAAGCGAGCACCGCCACGGCGACCCGGCACGCACTGGAAGCCGGACTCGATGTGATCTTCCAGTCGAGCTACGAGCAGCACCGGCCGTACCTCAATGCCTTCCGGAACGCCGGGATCGCACCGCAGATCATCGACAGTGCGGTAGCGCGCGTCCTGCGCGTGAAGTTTGCGCTCGGTCTCTTCGATGCACCGTATGCGGATCCCGACTCTGCGGCGGCCGCCGCGCGCTCCCCGGCCCATGTGGCGCTGGCGCGCGAAGCGGCCGCGAAATCGCTGGTGCTGTTACGCAATGCCCGCGGCCGGCTGCCGTTGGCGCCGACTGTACGCCGCATTGCCGTGATCGGGGGCGATGCCACCGAAGCGCGCGCCGGTGGGTATTCGCCACCGGGCGCGCGCCTGGTGAGCATCGCCGACGGTCTCCGTGCGGGCGCGCCGGCCGGCAGCACGGTGCGCGTGCTGCGCGGGGTTCCACGGCTCGCGCGCGATCTCGCGGTGATTCCGGCCGCCCAGTTCCGCACGCAGCGTGACGGGAAGTCGGTCGCCGGACTCACCGGGGAGTACTGGCCGAACATCACGCGCGATGGCGCGGTTACGCTCACGCGGGTGGACGCGAACGTGGACTTCCAGTGGACACTCAATTCCCCCGGGCGCGGCATTCCGTACGACTGGTACTCGGCGCGATGGACCGGCACGCTCACGGTCCCGGCGACGGGTGCCCGAACGATCGCCGTGGAAGGGAACGACGGCTATCGCCTCTGGATCGACGACACGCTGCGCATTGATCGCTGGCAGAAGGCGAGCTACGGCACGCAGCGCGCGCGCCTCGCCCTGCGCGGCGGCAGCACGCATCGGGTACGCCTCGAGTACTTCGAAGCCACCGGCAATGCCCGCCTCAAGCTGCTGTGGGATGCCGGCGTCACCGATACGCAGGAGCGCGATATCGCCGAGGCCGTGGCCGCCGCGCGCTCGAGTCAGGTGGCGATCGTCGTGGCGGGCATCGAGGAGGGGGAGTTTCGGGATCGCGCCAAGCTCGGCCTCCCCGGTCGCCAGGAGGAGCTGATCCGGCGCGTGGCGGCGACCGGTACGCCGACCGTGGTTGTGCTGGTGGGCGGCAGCGCCATCACGATGCCCTGGCTCGAGCAGGTCGATGCCGTGGTGGATGTGTGGTATCCCGGTCAGGCCGGCGGCCATGCGGTGGCCGACATCCTCTTCGGCCGCGTGATTCCTGCGGGTCGCCTGCCGCTCACCTTCCCCATGCACGAAGGGCAAGTGCCGCTCTACTACGCGCACAAGCCCACGGGGCGCGGAGACGACTACCTCGATCTCACCGGGCATCCGCTCTTTCCGTTCGGCCACGGCTTGAGCTACACCACGTTTGCCTATCGTGAGCTGGCCGTGGATGTCCGCCCCAAGGGCGACGCGGTGGCACTCCGCGTGACCTTTACCGTCACCAACACCGGGCGCCTCGCGGGCGATGAGGTGGTACAGCTCTACCTGCACGACGTGCTGGCCAGTGTGGCGCGGCCGGTGCAGGAGCTGATGGGCTTCGCCCGCCTCTCGCTCGCGCCGGGCGCGACACAGCGCGTGTCGTTCGACGTGCGACGTGATCAGCTGCGCTTTCTTGATGCGTCGATGCGGCTCGTGGATGAGCCGGGGACGTGGCGCATCATGGTGGGGGCGTCGAGCCGGGATATTCGGCTGCGGCAGGACGTCGCGCTGCCTTGA